In Phormidium yuhuli AB48, one genomic interval encodes:
- a CDS encoding DUF4327 family protein, translating into MTLTTTTRYSIETIEEEARHLVQKGSVSRQQPIYTLCVHIPARHWSSVEIELEKHDYLLRDRIGDLVGPETWKND; encoded by the coding sequence ATGACTCTCACCACAACGACCCGGTACAGTATTGAAACCATCGAAGAGGAAGCTCGCCACTTGGTGCAAAAGGGATCTGTTAGCCGGCAGCAGCCCATCTACACCCTCTGCGTTCATATCCCGGCTCGCCATTGGTCTTCCGTTGAAATCGAACTGGAGAAGCACGACTACCTACTCCGCGATCGCATCGGCGACCTAGTCGGCCCAGAGACCTGGAAAAACGACTAG
- a CDS encoding FIST signal transduction protein yields MEWVNSLSTRPSLEAAISDVVDQALAALTQPPDVGLIFISSAFASDYPRVLPLLRERLPDLPLIGCGGGGVIGTPETGGESIETVEIEGDIGLSLTLAHLPGVKIQEFYLSLEDLPDLDSPPDRWVETLGVNPEEDPQLILLADPMMTGITDCLQGLDYAYPKAPKVGGLSSGAVLNGGSLFCGDRTLSQGVVGLALSGNIQLDTIVAQGCRPIGKPYRVASGERNIIMTLDDLGQTETARPPLELLRELITQLSQSDRELAQQSLFIGVVRDEFTQQLQAGDFLIRNLVGVDPQAGAIAIGDRVRPGQRIQFHLRDGQTSADDLETLLQRYAQSPDAPSRPFGALMFACLGRGRGLYGQPNFDSQLFHRYLPHLPLSGFFCNGEIGPVGGSTFLHGYTSVFGICRPRS; encoded by the coding sequence ATGGAGTGGGTTAATTCCCTATCAACTCGTCCGTCTCTGGAAGCTGCCATCTCTGATGTGGTCGATCAGGCCCTGGCCGCTCTGACACAGCCGCCTGATGTGGGATTGATATTCATCTCCTCAGCCTTTGCCAGTGATTATCCCCGTGTGTTGCCCCTGTTGCGGGAGCGACTCCCGGATCTGCCCCTGATCGGCTGTGGTGGGGGAGGAGTCATCGGTACCCCTGAGACGGGGGGAGAGTCCATTGAAACAGTGGAAATTGAGGGGGATATTGGCCTAAGCCTCACCCTCGCTCACCTTCCTGGGGTCAAAATTCAGGAGTTTTATCTCTCCCTAGAGGATTTACCGGATCTCGATAGTCCTCCTGATCGCTGGGTGGAGACGTTGGGGGTGAATCCAGAGGAGGATCCCCAATTGATTCTCCTGGCTGATCCGATGATGACGGGTATTACTGATTGTCTTCAGGGCCTGGATTATGCCTATCCCAAGGCGCCTAAAGTCGGAGGACTCTCCAGTGGTGCTGTGCTCAATGGCGGGAGTTTATTTTGTGGCGATCGCACCCTGAGCCAGGGAGTGGTCGGCTTGGCCCTATCCGGCAATATCCAACTCGATACGATTGTGGCCCAGGGATGTCGTCCTATTGGGAAACCCTATCGAGTGGCCTCGGGGGAACGGAATATTATTATGACTCTGGATGATTTGGGACAAACGGAAACGGCCCGGCCGCCTCTGGAACTGTTGCGGGAGTTGATTACTCAATTGAGTCAGAGCGATCGCGAGTTGGCCCAACAGTCCTTATTTATCGGCGTGGTGCGTGATGAGTTTACCCAACAACTCCAAGCGGGAGATTTTCTGATTCGTAATCTCGTTGGGGTCGATCCTCAGGCCGGGGCGATCGCGATTGGCGATCGTGTGCGCCCGGGACAGCGGATTCAATTTCATCTACGGGACGGCCAAACCTCTGCTGACGACCTTGAAACCCTCTTACAACGCTACGCACAGTCCCCTGATGCCCCTAGCCGACCCTTTGGGGCCTTGATGTTTGCCTGTCTCGGGCGGGGGCGGGGCCTCTATGGCCAGCCGAATTTTGATTCTCAGTTGTTCCACCGCTATCTGCCCCATCTTCCCCTGAGTGGTTTCTTCTGCAATGGGGAAATTGGCCCCGTAGGGGGGTCAACCTTTTTGCATGGCTATACCTCAGTCTTTGGTATTTGTCGTCCCCGTTCCTAG
- a CDS encoding Calvin cycle protein CP12, whose product MSNNDIQTQIEQERQAARDACDTSGANSKECAAAWDAVEELQAEASHKKNQPQKTSFETYCDNNPDAAECRVYDD is encoded by the coding sequence ATGAGCAACAACGACATCCAAACCCAAATCGAGCAAGAGCGCCAAGCTGCACGTGACGCCTGTGACACCAGCGGAGCCAATTCTAAAGAATGTGCTGCCGCCTGGGATGCTGTGGAGGAGTTACAAGCAGAAGCCTCTCACAAGAAGAACCAGCCTCAAAAAACCTCTTTCGAGACCTACTGCGACAACAACCCCGACGCGGCAGAATGCCGAGTATACGACGACTAG
- the ppsA gene encoding phosphoenolpyruvate synthase produces MVTSAPQSTSGTSKTESLVLWFEDVGIADVPLVGGKNASLGEMIQQLSAKGVTVPTGFATTAYAYRYFVKQAGLESKLRKLFSDLDVENLKNLRDRGKQARALVLNTPFPKELEVAIATAYFKLCERYGADTEFCERFDPEYRQACKEYSYDTDVAVRSSATAEDLPDASFAGQQETYLNVHGAKSVLEACHRCFASIFTDRAISYRTIKGFDHFEVALSVGVQKMVRSDLASSGVMFSIDTETGFKDAALITAAYGLGENVVQGAVNPDEYFVFKPTLKQGFRPILEKRLGSKEIKMVYDVGGGKLTKNVPVAEPERLKFAITDDEVLTLAKWAAIIEDHYSEVRGQYTPMDIEWAKDGQTGEMFIVQARPETVQSQKSGNVLKHYRLQGSSEIRVTGRAVGEAIGQGLARVIRDVQQIDEFEPGDVLITNKTDPDWEPIMKKASAIVTNQGGRTCHAAIIAREMGIPAIVGCGNATGVLKTGEEVTVSCSEGEEGKVYAGLVPFEIEETVLDNLPSTQTKILMNVGNPEEAFGLSAIPCDGVGLARFEFIIANHIKAHPLALLHFDELEDAAVKREIAALTAEYEDKSQFFVDKLAYGIGTIAAAFYPKPVVVRMSDFKSNEYANLLGGRQFEPYEENPMIGWRGASRYYDPNYAPAYGLECKALKRVRDDMGLTNVIPMIPFCRTPEEGRKVLAEMEKYGLKRGENGLEVYVMCEIPSNVILADEYSKVFDGFSIGSNDLTQLTLGLDRDSGLVAHIFDERNEGVKTMVRMVIERAKANNRKIGICGQAPSDYPEFARFLVEQGIDSISLNPDSVLKTILDIAEFESGRS; encoded by the coding sequence ATGGTTACTAGCGCACCTCAATCGACCTCTGGAACCTCCAAGACCGAAAGCCTTGTTTTATGGTTTGAAGATGTTGGAATCGCTGATGTTCCCCTCGTCGGAGGTAAAAACGCCTCCCTAGGGGAGATGATTCAACAACTGTCCGCCAAAGGGGTAACCGTCCCGACGGGCTTTGCCACAACCGCCTATGCCTATCGCTATTTTGTCAAACAAGCCGGACTGGAAAGCAAGCTGCGGAAACTGTTTTCTGACCTGGATGTGGAGAATTTAAAAAACCTGCGCGATCGCGGCAAACAAGCCCGCGCCTTGGTTTTGAATACCCCCTTCCCCAAAGAACTGGAAGTGGCGATCGCCACCGCCTACTTCAAGCTTTGCGAACGCTATGGAGCCGACACCGAATTCTGTGAACGCTTCGATCCCGAATATCGCCAAGCCTGTAAAGAATACAGCTACGACACCGACGTTGCCGTGCGATCGAGTGCCACCGCCGAAGACTTGCCCGATGCCAGCTTTGCCGGACAGCAAGAAACCTATCTCAACGTTCATGGCGCCAAATCAGTCCTCGAAGCCTGTCACCGCTGCTTCGCCTCCATTTTCACCGATCGCGCCATCTCCTATCGCACCATCAAGGGCTTTGATCACTTTGAAGTTGCCCTTTCCGTTGGGGTGCAAAAAATGGTCCGGTCTGACCTAGCCTCATCCGGGGTCATGTTCTCCATCGACACAGAAACCGGGTTCAAAGATGCGGCGCTAATTACCGCCGCCTATGGCTTAGGTGAAAATGTGGTTCAAGGTGCCGTCAACCCCGACGAATACTTCGTCTTTAAACCCACCCTTAAACAAGGGTTCCGTCCAATTCTGGAAAAACGCCTCGGCAGCAAAGAAATCAAAATGGTCTATGACGTTGGCGGCGGCAAACTGACCAAAAACGTCCCCGTTGCCGAACCCGAACGTCTCAAATTCGCCATCACCGATGATGAAGTCCTCACCCTAGCCAAATGGGCCGCCATCATCGAAGACCATTACAGCGAAGTCCGGGGCCAATACACCCCCATGGACATTGAATGGGCCAAAGATGGACAAACCGGGGAAATGTTTATCGTCCAAGCTCGCCCGGAAACCGTCCAATCTCAGAAATCCGGCAACGTCCTCAAACACTATCGCCTCCAAGGCAGCAGCGAGATTCGCGTCACCGGACGAGCCGTGGGTGAAGCCATCGGCCAAGGATTAGCCCGGGTGATTCGTGACGTGCAGCAAATTGACGAATTTGAACCTGGCGATGTGCTGATCACCAACAAAACGGACCCCGACTGGGAGCCGATTATGAAGAAAGCCAGTGCGATCGTCACCAACCAAGGGGGTCGCACCTGCCACGCGGCTATTATTGCCCGAGAAATGGGCATCCCCGCCATTGTCGGCTGTGGCAACGCCACTGGTGTCTTGAAAACCGGGGAAGAGGTGACCGTCTCCTGTAGTGAAGGGGAAGAAGGAAAAGTCTATGCCGGCTTGGTTCCCTTCGAGATTGAGGAAACCGTCTTAGATAACCTCCCCAGCACCCAGACCAAAATCTTGATGAACGTGGGTAACCCCGAAGAAGCCTTTGGCCTCTCCGCCATTCCCTGTGACGGCGTTGGCTTGGCTCGCTTCGAATTCATCATCGCCAACCACATTAAAGCTCACCCCTTGGCCCTGCTGCACTTCGACGAACTCGAAGATGCCGCCGTCAAACGGGAAATCGCCGCCTTGACGGCCGAGTACGAGGATAAATCCCAATTCTTCGTCGATAAACTGGCCTACGGCATCGGCACCATCGCCGCCGCCTTCTATCCCAAACCCGTGGTGGTGCGGATGTCCGACTTCAAGAGCAACGAATATGCCAACTTGCTCGGAGGACGGCAGTTTGAACCCTACGAAGAAAACCCGATGATTGGCTGGCGTGGTGCCTCTCGCTACTACGATCCCAACTATGCCCCTGCCTATGGCTTGGAATGCAAAGCCTTGAAACGGGTTCGCGATGACATGGGCTTGACGAACGTGATCCCCATGATTCCCTTCTGCCGCACCCCGGAAGAAGGCCGCAAAGTTCTGGCGGAAATGGAAAAATATGGTCTCAAACGGGGGGAAAATGGCTTGGAAGTCTATGTCATGTGCGAGATTCCCAGCAACGTGATTCTGGCCGACGAGTACAGTAAAGTCTTTGATGGCTTCTCCATCGGCTCCAACGATTTGACCCAGTTGACCCTCGGCTTAGACCGTGACTCTGGCTTGGTGGCTCACATCTTCGATGAACGCAACGAAGGGGTGAAAACCATGGTGCGGATGGTCATTGAACGGGCTAAAGCCAACAATCGTAAGATTGGCATCTGTGGTCAAGCCCCGAGTGACTATCCCGAGTTTGCCCGCTTCCTGGTCGAACAAGGGATTGACTCGATTAGCTTGAACCCTGACTCGGTTCTCAAAACCATTCTCGACATTGCCGAGTTTGAGTCCGGCCGCTCTTAA